The Paralichthys olivaceus isolate ysfri-2021 chromosome 9, ASM2471397v2, whole genome shotgun sequence genome contains a region encoding:
- the atl3 gene encoding atlastin-3 — protein sequence MRGQPGPVQIVTVSKDDHSFELDTEALAQILLAPEVRDKHVVVLSVAGAFRKGKSFLLDFMIRYMYRKGEDKWLGEDDEPLTGFSWRGGSEPETTGIQLWSEVFIIPKSDGTEVAVLLMDTQGAFDDQSTVKDCATIFALSTMTSSIQIYNLSQNIQEDDLQQLQLFTEYGRLALDEIFQKPFQSLMFLIRDWSFPYEYTYGFKGGNEFLDKRLQVKEAQHEELQTVRDHIHSCFTKISCFLLPHPGLKVATSPTFEGQLCDVAPEFREQLKNLIPKLLHPDRLAEKEINGNKVTCMGLLEFFKAYIKIYQGEDLPQPKTMLMATAEANNLAAVATAKEQYYKSMEKVCGGDLPYMAPEPLEEKHLFNLREALHSFSSTKKMGGQEFCDQYQAQLENELEQMWQSYCKQNESKNLFSAFRTPAVLFVLVCLLYVVSGVLLFVGLSTFALVCDCTLGVVMMSMLTWAFIRYSGRYRNVGGTIDQAAGVVLEQATMVLNKTRGMSPVDAKKSR from the exons ATGAGGGGTCAACCAGGTCCAGTTCAGATCGTCACAGTGTCTAAGGACGACCACTCGTTTGAGTTGGACACAGAGGCTCTGGCTCAGATTCTGTTGGCTCCAGAGGTGCGAGACAAACATGTGGTGGTGCTGTCGGTGGCCGGAGCCTTCAGAAAAGGAAAGAGCTTCCTGCTGGACTTCATGATCCGTTACATGTACAGGAAG gGGGAAGACAAATGGCTGGGTGAGGATGATGAGCCACTGACTGGATTTTCCTGGAGAGGTGGATCAGAACCAGAGACAACTGGCATCCAGCTGTGGAGTGAAGTTTTCATCATCCCAAAGAGCGACGGAACAGAG GTGGCAGTGCTGTTGATGGACACTCAGGGAGCATTTGATGATCAGTCCACAGTGAAGGACTGTGCCACCATCTTTGCCCTCAGCACCATGACCAGCTCAATACAG ATCTACAACCTGTCACAGAACATTCAAGAGGACGACCTGCAGCAGCTACAG CTGTTCACGGAGTACGGTCGTCTTGCTTTGGATGAAATCTTTCAGAAACCCTTTCAG tcactGATGTTTCTAATCAGGGACTGGAGTTTTCCCTATGAATACACCTACGGGTTTAAAGGGGGCAACGAGTTCCTGGATAAACGTTTGCAG GTTAAGGAGGCCCAACACGAGGAGCTGCAAACAGTGAGGGATCACATACATTCATGCTTCACCAAAATTTCCTGCTTCTTGTTGCCTCACCCTGGCTTGAAGGTTGCCACCAGCCCCACATTTGAGGGACAACTTTGCG ACGTGGCGCCAGAGTtcagagagcagctgaagaATCTGATTCCTAAACTGCTGCATCCAGATCGTCTGGCTGAGAAAGAGATAAACGGAAACAAGGTCACCTGCATGGGCCTGCTCGAGTTCTTCAAG GCTTACATCAAGATTTACCAGGGTGAAGATTTACCACAGCCAAAGACGATGCTCATG GCGACAGCAGAGGCCAACAACCTGGCAGCTGTAGCCACAGCCAAAGAACAGTATTACAAGAGCATGGAGAAG GTGTGTGGGGGAGACCTGCCCTACATGGCTCCTGAGCCTCTGGAGGAAAAGCATCTCTTTAACTTGCGAGAGGCTCTTCACTCCTTCTCATCCACTAAGAAAATGGGCGGACAGGAGTTCTGTGATCAATACCAGGCGCAGCTTGAAAATGAGCTGGAGCAAATGTGGCAGTCTTACTGCAAACAAAATGAG TCAAAAAATCTCTTCAGTGCCTTCCGGACGCCTGCAGTGCTGTTTGTCCTGGTGTGCCTCCTCTACGTGGTGTCGGGTGTGTTACTCTTTGTTGGCCTGTCTACCTTCGCCTTGGTGTGTGACTGTACTCTGGGCGTGGTCATGATGTCCATGCTGACGTGGGCCTTCATCCGCTACTCTGGTCGGTACCGGAATGTGGGCGGAACCATCGACCAGGCTGCAGGTGTCGTTCTGGAGCAG
- the LOC109627700 gene encoding forkhead box protein N2, whose amino-acid sequence MENSSQTLPPSSLCPTTFGGSLSFSSSPLQTSCSSQISLPLSPISFPPSPISLSPATAESIHSSSPLSHCTASQCLERQNTEGLSPTNISDQDDLTCLSWLHQRGNLLPLQPLPKMTPVPQLEASTPTHPPPPASSKPPYSFSSLIFMAIEDSPDKRLPVKDIYEWIVNNFPYYRTATGGWRNSVRHNLSLSKSFRRIQRDKSQSVGKGSLWCACPEYRPALLEVLRKTHSYHSTNSNLIIKPALLEGADYEVPAICDNIEISDPLSHTLLLSMPSPPTLTTDDPTFGENPPCPLTPDHEELVTMETMEYQQEEVCEEMEKDPLSDSGYIELHYYQSQQYQYLVLPGDTELDLETVEILQLDAEAQEAAGSLLDLAGGGY is encoded by the exons atggagaataGCTCTCAAACACTGCCCCCCTCATCCCTGTGTCCCACCACCTTTGGAGGGTCcctgtctttctcctcctcgcCGCTGCAgacctcctgcagcagccagaTTTCACTCCCGCTTTCACCTATTTCTTTCCCCCCGTCCCCCATCTCACTTTCTCCAGCGACAGCTGAGTCCATTcactcctcttcccctctctcacACTGCACAGCATCTCAGTGCCTcgaaagacaaaacacagagggcCTCAGCCCTACAAACATATCTGACCAGGATGACCTGACCTGCCTCAGCTGGCTGCATCAGAGAGGCAACCTGCTGCCACTGCAGCCCCTTCCCAAAATGACACCAGTGCCTCAGCTAGAAGCCTCCACACCtacccaccctcctcctcctgcctcgtCCAAGCCGCCATACTCCTTCAGTAGTTTGATTTTCATGGCAATAGAAGACTCTCCAGACAAGAGACTTCCAGTAAAGGACATCTACGAATGGATTGTAAACAATTTCCCCTACTACAGGACAGCCACTGGAGGCTGGAGGAACTCTGTGAGACACAACCTGTCGCTGAGCAAGAGCTTCCGTCGCATTCAGAGGGACAAGAGTCAG TCAGTGGGGAAGGGATCGCTGTGGTGTGCTTGTCCAGAGTATCGGCCGGCGCTCCTCGAGGTGCTTAGGAAGACCCACAGTTATCACAGCACTAACAGCAATCTGATCATCAAGCCTGCACT GTTGGAAGGAGCTGACTATGAGGTGCCTGCAATATGTGACAATATTGAAATCTCAG atCCTCTTTCTCACACGCTCCTCCTCTCCATGCCCTCACCCCCAACCCTGACCACTGATGATCCAACCTTTGGTGAAAACCCACCTTGCCCTTTGACACCGGATCACGAggagcttgtcaccatggagacgaTGGAATACCAGCAAGAGGAGGTCTGTGAGGAGATGGAAAAAGATCCCCTGTCAGACAGCGGCTACATCGAGTTACACTACTACCAGTCTCAACAATACCAGTACCTGGTGCTGCCTGGTGACACCGAGCTGGACCTGGAGACGGTGGAGATCCTTCAGCTGGATGCAGAGGCCCAGGAGGCAGCTGGGTCACTGCTGGACCTGGCTGGTGGTGGATATTAA
- the yif1a gene encoding protein YIF1A: MDLPHHGYRATKQRARTAPPTGDSVLFEDTSSGAPAMNSQAYYTPGYNMGGPSNDMQGDAAVNNLFADPMANAAMMYGSSLANTGKDMVNKEISRFMSVNKLKYFFAVDTRYVLKKLMILLFPYTHQDWEVRYHRDTPLTPRQDVNAPDLYIPTMAFITYILLAGMALGIQKRFSPEVLGLCASTALVWIIIEVLVMLLSLYLLTVHSDLSTFDLIAYSGYKYVGMIFTVLCGLLFGSDGYYVALAWSSCALMFFIVRSLKMKILPSISSDTMGTGPSAKPQFRLYITVATAVFQPIIIYWLTSHLVR, encoded by the exons ATGGATTTGCCACATCATGGGTACCGAGCAA CTAAACAGAGAGCTCGTACAGCTCCTCCAACAGGAGATTCTGTCCTGTTTGAGGACACCAGCTCTGGAGCACCAGCCATGAACAGTCAGGCATACTACACTCCGGGGTACAATATGGGAGGACCCTCAAATGACATGCAAGGAGATGCTGCAGTGAACAACCTGTTTGCCGACCCAATGGCCAATGCTGCCATGATGTACGGTTCCTCCTTAGCCAACACAGGAAAGGATATGGTAAACAAAGAG ATCAGCAGATTCATGTCTGTGAACAAGCTGAAATACTTCTTTGCTGTTGATACCAGATACGTACTGAAGAAACTTATGATCCTCCTGTTCCCTTACACACACCAG GACTGGGAAGTTCGATACCATCGGGACACTCCACTGACTCCAAGGCAAGATGTGAATGCCCCTGATCTGTACATCCCAA caATGGCTTTCATTACCTACATTTTACTTGCTGGAATGGCCCTCGGAATTCAGAAACG GTTCAGTCCAGAGGTTCTTGGGCTGTGTGCCAGCACTGCCCTCGTGTGGATCATCATTGAGGTGTTGGTGATGCTGCTGAGTTTGTACCTGCTGACAGTACACAGCGACCTGTCAACCTTTGACCTCATCGCCTACAGTGGATACAAATATGTCGG GATGATCTTCACAGTGTTGTGTGGCTTACTGTTTGGAAGTGATGGATATTATGTGGCCCTTGCCTGGTCCTCTTGTGCCCTCATGTTCTTCATA GTTCGATCTCTGAAAATGAAGATCCTTCCCTCTATCTCCTCGGACACCATGGGAACTGGACCAAGTGCCAAACCCCAGTTCCGCCTTTATATCACTGTGGCCACTGCAGTCTTTCAGCCAATCATTATTTACTGGTTAACCTCTCACTTGGTCAGGTGA
- the fosl1a gene encoding fos-related antigen 1a, protein MYRNFGNEGRGNPTYTGSESNTGSLGGSSTSTTQEQKFVLTSSGQFVPSLNAITTSQDLQWLVQPSLMHPPGPSRSPVPPYPTLSGARPLGPAPSHSHLLRPGVIRAAANPMASTRRRTDEHLSQEELDRRRVRRERNKLAAAKCRNRRRELTDSLQYETDQLEDEKSLLQKEIAELQKQKEKLELVLEAHRPICKIDSDSDSDPGPSTSALAGIKIEPKDFSRPAIQFSMKTEKPKPKITIPTKPVASSASAVVTESESLHTPVLTSTPSLTPFTAAMVFTYPSGSTDTNASIASHAASLQGNVHQPHARQPCGVAHRRSSSSGDQSDHSLHSPTILTL, encoded by the exons ATGTATCGAAACTTTGGGAACGAGGGACGAGGCAACCCGACGTACACTGGCTCTGAGTCCAACACTGGATCCCTGGGAGGCAGCAGCACCTCCACCACTCAGGAGCAG AAATTTGTCTTGACAAGCAGCGGTCAGTTCGTCCCAAGCCTCAATGCCATCACAACCAGCCAGGACCTCCAGTGGCTGGTCCAGCCCTCACTCATGCATCCACCGGGCCCTTCAAGATCACCAGTGCCTCCTTACCCAACCCTGTCAGGGGCACGGCCCCTGGGTCCAGCACCTTCCCATTCCCACCTTCTCAGGCCGGGGGTCATTAGAGCTGCTGCCAACCCTATGGCTTCGACGAGGCGCAGGACCGATGAACAT TTATCCCAGGAAGAGTTGGACAGACGCAGAGTAAGAAGGGAGCGGAATAAACTGGCTGCAGCAAAATGTCGTAATCGCCGAAGGGAGCTCACGGACTCGCTGCAATAT GAGACTGACCAGCTGGAAGATGAAAAGTCCCTTTTACAGAAGGAAATAGCTGAGTTacaaaagcagaaagaaaagcttGAGCTGGTTCTGGAAGCTCATCGTCCCATCTGTAAGATAGACTCTGATTCAGATTCTGACCCGGGTCCATCAACTTCTGCTTTGGCAGGCATCAAAATAGAGCCAAAAGACTTCAGCAGACCTGCAATTCAATTTTCAATGAAGACGGAGAAACCCAAACCAAAGATAACCATCCCCACCAAGCCTGTCGCATCATCTGCCTCTGCTGTTGTCACTGAATCCGAATCCCTCCACACCCCGGTCCTCACATCAACTCCCTCACTAACTCCGTTCACAGCCGCTATGGTCTTCACCTATCCCTCTGGCTCCACGGACACCAACGCCTCCATCGCATCCCATGCTGCATCACTTCAAGGAAATGTCCATCAGCCTCATGCCCGGCAGCCCTGTGGGGTAGCTCAtcgacgcagcagcagcagcggcgacCAATCGGACCACTCTCTGCACTCCCCGACCATCCTCACACTGTAA
- the ccdc85b gene encoding coiled-coil domain-containing protein 85B, producing the protein MGSEGEIINRELSKMSDEDLLACSKEELVSRLRKEESEKISALIQRGRLIKEVNKQLQGHLLEIRELKVINQRLQEENVELRDLCCFLDDDRLKVKKLAREWQLFGHHAAKVMREDLGGYLKKLADLERMQDGLVKENLDLKELCLVLEEECVSRSDSSPGGSTELNLPCMVARDLGDGSSSTGSVGSPDQLHLVCSPDD; encoded by the coding sequence atggGCAGTGAGGGTGAGATAATAAACAGAGAGCTGTCAAAGATGTCTGACGAGGATTTGCTGGCGTGCTCCAAAGAGGAGCTGGTGAGCCGGCTGCGTAAAGAGGAGTCCGAGAAAATCTCAGCGCTCATCCAGCGAGGTCGGCTGATCAAGGAGGTAAATAAACAGCTGCAGGGACACCTCCTGGAAATCAGGGAACTGAAAGTCATCAACCAGcgcctgcaggaggagaacgTGGAGCTGCGGGACCTGTGCTGCTTCCTGGACGACGACCGGCTCAAGGTGAAGAAGCTGGCCCGGGAGTGGCAGCTGTTCGGCCACCACGCCGCCAAAGTGATGCGGGAGGACCTGGGCGGTTACTTGAAAAAGCTCGCCGACCTGGAGCGCATGCAGGACGGCCTGGTGAAGGAGAACCTGGACCTGAAGGAGCTGTGtctggtgctggaggaggagtgCGTCAGCAGGAGCGACTCCAGCCCCGGCGGCTCCACCGAGCTCAACCTGCCCTGCATGGTGGCCCGGGACCTGGGGGACGGGAGCTCGAGCACGGGCAGCGTGGGGAGCCCGGACCAGCTTCACCTGGTGTGCTCACCGGATGACTGA
- the fibpa gene encoding fibroblast growth factor (acidic) intracellular binding protein a — protein sequence MAVELDVFVGNTTIMDEEVYQLWLDGHTVNDAVKVRMEGGVLEECEASADVLMSDTMDQYRTFQMCERLLHSPSKLANQLLFQIPPHRQAVLIERYYAFDDAFVREVLGKKLSKGTKKDLDDISAKTGVTLKSCRRQFDNFKRVFKVVEELKGRLVENIRQHFLLSDKLARDYAAIVFFANNRFETGKRKLLFLTFQDFAFCAGQLINNWTVGAADNMVEDMDVDLDKEFLQELKELKILIADKDLLDQHKSLVCTALRGKTKAFNEMEANFKNLSRGLVNIAAKLTNTKDVRDFFIDLVEKFIEPCRSDRWTAADMRLYLTHYTNSAHILDTFKHQVVWDRYMGVIKSCIFKMYHD from the exons ATGGCAGTGGAGCTGGATGTGTTCGTGGGTAACACCACCATCATGGATGAGGAGGTCTATCAGCTCTGGTTGGATGGACACACAG TGAATGATGCAGTCAAGGTAcggatggagggaggagtgCTGGAGGAGTGTGAGGCGAGCGCAGATGTTCTGATGAGCGACACCATGGACCAGTATAGGACTTTCCAGATGTGTGAGCGTTTGCTGCACAGTCCATCCAAACTAGCCAATCAGCTCCTGTTCCAGATCCCTCCACATCGACAAGCCGTCCTCATAGAGAG aTACTATGCTTTTGATGATGCGTTTGTCCGTGAGGTTCTGGGAAAGAAACTCTCTAAAGGAACCAAAAAAGACTTAGACGACATCAGTGCCAAGACAGGTGTGACACTGAAGAGCTGCAGACGACAG tttgacaACTTCAAACGTGTTTTCAAAGTAGTGGAAGAGCTGAAGGGGCGCCTGGTGGAGAACATCCGTCAGCATTTCCTTCTCTCTGACAAGCTTGCAAG GGATTATGCGGCCATTGTTTTCTTTGCCAACAATCGCTTTGAGACGGGGAAAAGAAAGCTGCTGTTCCTCACTTTCCAGGATTTTGCTTTCTGCGCTGGGCAGCTTATTAACAACTGGACCGTTGGGGCCGCGG ATAACATGGTGGAAGACATGGACGTCGATCTCGATAAAGAGTTTTTACAGGAGCTGAAGGAACTGAAGATTTTAATCGCAGACAAAGATTTGCTGGATCAACACAAAAg TCTGGTGTGTACAGCTCTCAGAGGAAAAACGAAAGCTTTTAATGAGATGGAGGCTAATTTCAAG AATCTTTCCAGAGGCCTTGTCAACATCGCTGCCAAGTTGACAAACACGAAAGACGTCAGAGATTTCTTCATTGATCTTGTTGAGAAG tTTATTGAGCCATGCCGTTCGGACCGATGGACAGCTGCGGATATGAGACTCTACCTCACTCACTACACAAACTCTGCGCACATACTCGACACATTCAA ACACCAGGTTGTGTGGGACAGATACATGGGTGTCATCAAAAGCTGTATCTTCAAAATGTATCATGACTGA